A region from the Musa acuminata AAA Group cultivar baxijiao chromosome BXJ1-10, Cavendish_Baxijiao_AAA, whole genome shotgun sequence genome encodes:
- the LOC135595496 gene encoding PHD finger protein At1g33420-like isoform X2: MVRVDAVAVDGRPLKRARRRDEADGMLGLPDGISAGEIAPCGPFRHCARYFIARQARVAPPALPRLRTWRMASRVGDTAVDLDVVEEDVARSRRIYCDHCRIVGWSTNPVCSTRYHFIIRNESSPSSSYEHHPCRHCGAPRRFSELRCSTCNYESTSLDLEDWASLQLEDPTHLLHGVVHANGYGHLLRVNGREGGSKNLIGCDLMEYWDRLCKLLNVRKISVMDVSKKHGMEFRLLQAVTAGQPWYGNWGYQFGTGSFGHTTEAYRKAVDGLSSTPLLDDRSLSTQLQKTIALYVFLSPRRLKTLRDLFCFITQQIKDCYDEKNSGADATEKPEDPESLPMCTWRQEDINRAENAIIKILQAVKESKWVTWRALRGATFSSIGSLELLDYCLRKLAGRAVADGLVVAVKCNAESNSVEYRLEHASDERSSARRLCRPSKECLLHDLRVLYDALLNPATMQPYEPRSVWEASRSSSAKILDCKQFIKHYDKNKDLVDPHPFTLRVWCRMELADKPKNYLAPPPELLLLPLHATVADLKSEATKAFQETYLILQSFQAEQVLVNGEDADDATQISFLLGPDDSVQVRGRCLGGGCKLEQLRMERGTESWTVDCTCGTKDDDGERMLACDRCGVWKHTRCSGIDDLDEVPAKFVCGSCLSMSKRGGRGRRMYRYDTSSSWQDDDASSNTGRDRQLAVKS; encoded by the exons ATGGTGCGAGTGGATGCCGTGGCCGTCGACGGCAGGCCGCTGAAGCGGGCGCGGCGCCGGGATGAGGCCGACGGCATGCTGGGCCTCCCGGACGGCATAAGCGCCGGCGAGATCGCTCCCTGCGGGCCGTTCCGGCACTGCGCGAGGTACTTCATCGCCCGACAAGCACGAGTCGCGCCGCCCGCGCTGCCGCGCCTGCGGACGTGGCGGATGGCCTCCCGGGTGGGCGACACCGCCGTCGATCTGGACGTGGTGGAGGAGGACGTCGCGAGATCGAGGAGGATCTACTGCGACCATTGCAGGATCGTCG GTTGGAGTACGAATCCAGTGTGTTCAACGCGATACCACTTCATAATCCGGAACGAGAGCAGCCCATCCTCCTCTTACGAGCACCATCCTTGCAGACATTGTGGGGCGCCGCGTCGCTTCTCAGAACTCAG GTGCAGTACTTGCAATTATGAGTCAACCTCTCTTGATTTGGAGGACTGGGCATCTCTGCAGTTGGAGGACCCTACGCATTTGTTGCATGGTGTGGTGCATGCCAATGGATATGGCCACCTCCTGAGGGTTAATGGCCGTGAAGGCGGCTCGAAAAATTTAATAGGTTGCGACTTGATGGAATATTGGGATCGACTGTGTAAATTACTCAATGTCAG AAAAATCTCCGTCATGGATGTGTCCAAGAAGCACGGCATGGAGTTCCGGCTCCTCCAAGCTGTCACCGCAGGCCAGCCATGGTATGGAAACTGGGGATACCAGTTTGGTACCGGCAGCTTTGGTCACACCACTGAGGCTTACCGTAAGGCCGTGGATGGTCTCTCCAGCACTCCTCTCCTTGATGACCGATCACTTAGCACCCAGCTGCAGAAGACCATTGCCCTTTATGTGTTCCTTTCACCTCGAAGACTGAAGACATTGAGAGACCTCTTCTGTTTCATAACTCAGCAGATCAAGGACTGCTACGATGAGAAGAATTCGGGAGCTGATGCAACAGAAAAACCAGAAGATCCTGAATCACTGCCAATGTGCACATGGAGACAGGAAGACATCAACCGAGCAGAGAATGCCATTATCAAGATTCTTCAAGCTGTTAAGGAATCCAAGTGGGTTACCTGGCGGGCTCTTCGAGGGGCAACCTTTTCGTCTATTGGCTCGTTAGAGCTGCTGGATTATTGCCTCAGGAAACTTGCTGGTAGAGCAGTGGCCGATGGTTTGGTTGTCGCAGTCAAATGTAATGCTGAGTCGAACTCGGTCGAGTACAG ACTTGAGCATGCTTCGGACGAGCGATCATCTGCTCGACGCTTATGCAGACCTTCCAAAGAATGTCTTCTTCATGACCTCAGGGTGTTGTACGATGCCCTTCTCAACCCTGCCACCATGCAGCCTTACGAGCCACGGTCAGTGTGGGAGGCCTCCCGGAGTTCATCAGCAAAAATTCTCGACTGCAAGCAATTTATCAAGCACTATGATAAAAATAAAGACTTGGTGGATCCACATCCATTCACACTTCGTGTATGGTGTCGAATGGAGTTAGCTGACAAACCAAAGAACTACTTAGCCCCCCCACCAGAGCTCTTGCTACTACCTTTACATGCCACGGTTGCAGACCTCAAATCTGAAGCAACAAAGGCTTTCCAGGAGACATACCTAATCTTGCAATCGTTCCAGGCAGAGCAGGTTTTAGTAAATGGTGAAGATGCTGATGATGCCACCCAAATCAGTTTCCTGCTAGGCCCAGATGATTCTGTTCAAGTTCGCGGAAGGTGCTTGGGAGGTGGGTGCAAGTTGGAGCAATTACGGATGGAGAGGGGCACAGAGAGTTGGACAGTAGATTGCACCTGTGGAACCAAAGATGATGATGGCGAGAGAATGTTAGCATGTGACAGGTGTGGAGTGTGGAAGCACACAAGATGCTCGGGCATAGATGATCTTGATGAGGTTCCGGCGAAGTTCGTCTGTGGATCATGTTTAAGCATGTCCAAGCGCGGTGGCAGAGGCAGAAGAATGTACAGATATGACACTTCGAGCAGCTGGCAGGATGATGATGCGTCATCAAACACTGGAAGAGACAGACAGTTAGCAGTAAAAAGTTGA
- the LOC135595496 gene encoding PHD finger protein At1g33420-like isoform X1, producing MVRVDAVAVDGRPLKRARRRDEADGMLGLPDGISAGEIAPCGPFRHCARYFIARQARVAPPALPRLRTWRMASRVGDTAVDLDVVEEDVARSRRIYCDHCRIVGWSTNPVCSTRYHFIIRNESSPSSSYEHHPCRHCGAPRRFSELSLTCRCSTCNYESTSLDLEDWASLQLEDPTHLLHGVVHANGYGHLLRVNGREGGSKNLIGCDLMEYWDRLCKLLNVRKISVMDVSKKHGMEFRLLQAVTAGQPWYGNWGYQFGTGSFGHTTEAYRKAVDGLSSTPLLDDRSLSTQLQKTIALYVFLSPRRLKTLRDLFCFITQQIKDCYDEKNSGADATEKPEDPESLPMCTWRQEDINRAENAIIKILQAVKESKWVTWRALRGATFSSIGSLELLDYCLRKLAGRAVADGLVVAVKCNAESNSVEYRLEHASDERSSARRLCRPSKECLLHDLRVLYDALLNPATMQPYEPRSVWEASRSSSAKILDCKQFIKHYDKNKDLVDPHPFTLRVWCRMELADKPKNYLAPPPELLLLPLHATVADLKSEATKAFQETYLILQSFQAEQVLVNGEDADDATQISFLLGPDDSVQVRGRCLGGGCKLEQLRMERGTESWTVDCTCGTKDDDGERMLACDRCGVWKHTRCSGIDDLDEVPAKFVCGSCLSMSKRGGRGRRMYRYDTSSSWQDDDASSNTGRDRQLAVKS from the exons ATGGTGCGAGTGGATGCCGTGGCCGTCGACGGCAGGCCGCTGAAGCGGGCGCGGCGCCGGGATGAGGCCGACGGCATGCTGGGCCTCCCGGACGGCATAAGCGCCGGCGAGATCGCTCCCTGCGGGCCGTTCCGGCACTGCGCGAGGTACTTCATCGCCCGACAAGCACGAGTCGCGCCGCCCGCGCTGCCGCGCCTGCGGACGTGGCGGATGGCCTCCCGGGTGGGCGACACCGCCGTCGATCTGGACGTGGTGGAGGAGGACGTCGCGAGATCGAGGAGGATCTACTGCGACCATTGCAGGATCGTCG GTTGGAGTACGAATCCAGTGTGTTCAACGCGATACCACTTCATAATCCGGAACGAGAGCAGCCCATCCTCCTCTTACGAGCACCATCCTTGCAGACATTGTGGGGCGCCGCGTCGCTTCTCAGAACTCAG CTTAACCTGCAGGTGCAGTACTTGCAATTATGAGTCAACCTCTCTTGATTTGGAGGACTGGGCATCTCTGCAGTTGGAGGACCCTACGCATTTGTTGCATGGTGTGGTGCATGCCAATGGATATGGCCACCTCCTGAGGGTTAATGGCCGTGAAGGCGGCTCGAAAAATTTAATAGGTTGCGACTTGATGGAATATTGGGATCGACTGTGTAAATTACTCAATGTCAG AAAAATCTCCGTCATGGATGTGTCCAAGAAGCACGGCATGGAGTTCCGGCTCCTCCAAGCTGTCACCGCAGGCCAGCCATGGTATGGAAACTGGGGATACCAGTTTGGTACCGGCAGCTTTGGTCACACCACTGAGGCTTACCGTAAGGCCGTGGATGGTCTCTCCAGCACTCCTCTCCTTGATGACCGATCACTTAGCACCCAGCTGCAGAAGACCATTGCCCTTTATGTGTTCCTTTCACCTCGAAGACTGAAGACATTGAGAGACCTCTTCTGTTTCATAACTCAGCAGATCAAGGACTGCTACGATGAGAAGAATTCGGGAGCTGATGCAACAGAAAAACCAGAAGATCCTGAATCACTGCCAATGTGCACATGGAGACAGGAAGACATCAACCGAGCAGAGAATGCCATTATCAAGATTCTTCAAGCTGTTAAGGAATCCAAGTGGGTTACCTGGCGGGCTCTTCGAGGGGCAACCTTTTCGTCTATTGGCTCGTTAGAGCTGCTGGATTATTGCCTCAGGAAACTTGCTGGTAGAGCAGTGGCCGATGGTTTGGTTGTCGCAGTCAAATGTAATGCTGAGTCGAACTCGGTCGAGTACAG ACTTGAGCATGCTTCGGACGAGCGATCATCTGCTCGACGCTTATGCAGACCTTCCAAAGAATGTCTTCTTCATGACCTCAGGGTGTTGTACGATGCCCTTCTCAACCCTGCCACCATGCAGCCTTACGAGCCACGGTCAGTGTGGGAGGCCTCCCGGAGTTCATCAGCAAAAATTCTCGACTGCAAGCAATTTATCAAGCACTATGATAAAAATAAAGACTTGGTGGATCCACATCCATTCACACTTCGTGTATGGTGTCGAATGGAGTTAGCTGACAAACCAAAGAACTACTTAGCCCCCCCACCAGAGCTCTTGCTACTACCTTTACATGCCACGGTTGCAGACCTCAAATCTGAAGCAACAAAGGCTTTCCAGGAGACATACCTAATCTTGCAATCGTTCCAGGCAGAGCAGGTTTTAGTAAATGGTGAAGATGCTGATGATGCCACCCAAATCAGTTTCCTGCTAGGCCCAGATGATTCTGTTCAAGTTCGCGGAAGGTGCTTGGGAGGTGGGTGCAAGTTGGAGCAATTACGGATGGAGAGGGGCACAGAGAGTTGGACAGTAGATTGCACCTGTGGAACCAAAGATGATGATGGCGAGAGAATGTTAGCATGTGACAGGTGTGGAGTGTGGAAGCACACAAGATGCTCGGGCATAGATGATCTTGATGAGGTTCCGGCGAAGTTCGTCTGTGGATCATGTTTAAGCATGTCCAAGCGCGGTGGCAGAGGCAGAAGAATGTACAGATATGACACTTCGAGCAGCTGGCAGGATGATGATGCGTCATCAAACACTGGAAGAGACAGACAGTTAGCAGTAAAAAGTTGA
- the LOC135595497 gene encoding protein NRT1/ PTR FAMILY 4.3-like isoform X1 translates to MDIETRQDLKGDSMLAEVSLDWRGRPCKHDKHGGMRAAVFVLGIQACEIMAIAAVGNNLITYVFNEMHFSLSMSANVVTNFVGTIFILSLLGGFLSDSYLGSFWTMLTFGFVELSGFILLAVQAHLPQLRPPPCNMMTGEQCVEAKGFKAAVFFLALYLVALGSGCLKPNMIAHGADQFGRDDPKQPKKLSTYFNAAYFSFCVGELIALTVLVWVQTRSGMDVGFGVSAGAMAMGLISLISGVVFYRNKPPQGSIFTPIARVFVAAISKRKQVCPSTNSELMHQSQKHAGDHHQPSPGVNSLRHTDKFRFLDKACIKAQDGSSLKESPWKLCTATEVEQVKVVLSVIPIFACTIIFNTILAQLQTFSVQQGSSMDTRVGNSFTIPPASFQAIPYMMLIVLVPIYETGFVPLLRRFTGKESGITPLQRIGVGLFTVTFSMVSAALIEKKRREEAVGPHKHLSIFWIAPQFLVFGLSEMFTAVGLIEFFYKQSAGGMQSFLTAMTYCSYSFGFFLSSLLVSLVNKITSSSSSGGWLSDNDLNKDRLDLFYWLLAALSLLNFVNYLFWARWYSTSPSLSTKAPNHGPSGEASLSIS, encoded by the exons ATGGATATTGAGACAAGACAGGACCTCAAAGGGGACTCCATGCTTGCTGAAGTTTCTCTTGATTGGAGGGGCAGGCCCTGCAAGCACGACAAGCATGGCGGCATGAGAGCTGCTGTCTTCGTAttag GCATTCAAGCATGTGAAATCATGGCGATCGCTGCTGTTGGGAACAACCTCATCACATACGTCTTCAACGAGATGCACTTCTCACTGTCGATGTCGGCAAACGTAGTGACCAACTTCGTGGGGACTATCTTCATCTTGTCCCTGCTCGGTGGATTTCTCTCAGATTCTTATCTGGGCAGCTTCTGGACCATGTTAACATTTGGATTCGTTGAGCTCTCG GGCTTCATACTACTGGCAGTCCAAGCACACCTTCCACAGCTGAGGCCACCACCATGCAACATGATGACGGGAGAGCAGTGCGTGGAGGCCAAAGGATTCAAGGCGGCCGTCTTCTTCCTTGCTCTCTACTTGGTGGCCTTGGGGAGTGGCTGCCTCAAGCCTAACATGATAGCCCATGGCGCGGACCAGTTCGGAAGGGACGATCCGAAGCAGCCGAAGAAGCTCTCCACATACTTCAACGCAGCATACTTCAGCTTCTGCGTGGGAGAGCTGATCGCCCTCACTGTTCTCGTTTGGGTGCAGACGCGCTCCGGGATGGATGTCGGCTTCGGCGTGTCGGCAGGCGCCATGGCGATGGGCCTCATCAGCTTAATTTCCGGTGTTGTTTTCTATAGAAACAAGCCTCCACAGGGCAGCATCTTCACCCCTATTGCAAGA GTCTTTGTAGCAGCAATTAGCAAGAGAAAGCAAGTTTGCCCCTCTACTAATTCTGAGTTGATGCACCAAAGCCAAAAGCATGCTGGTGATCATCATCAACCTTCTCCTGGTGTCAACAGCCTCAGGCACACCGACAAGTTCAG GTTTTTGGACAAAGCCTGCATCAAAGCTCAAGATGGCTCGAGCTTGAAAGAGAGCCCATGGAAGCTATGCACTGCCACGGAAGTCGAGCAGGTGAAAGTGGTTCTCTCGGTAATACCGATCTTTGCATGCACCATTATCTTCAACACCATCCTTGCTCAGCTCCAAACGTTCTCGGTCCAACAAGGAAGCTCCATGGACACTCGAGTGGGGAACTCTTTCACGATCCCTCCGGCTTCATTCCAAGCCATCCCTTACATGATGCTCATCGTTCTCGTCCCCATCTACGAAACTGGCTTCGTCCCTCTCCTCCGGAGGTTCACCGGAAAGGAGTCTGGGATCACCCCCCTGCAGCGCATCGGCGTCGGCCTCTTCACGGTGACCTTCTCGATGGTTTCGGCCGCCTTGatcgagaagaagagaagggaggaagCTGTCGGGCCACACAAGCATCTGTCCATCTTCTGGATTGCGCCGCAGTTCCTCGTCTTCGGGCTGTCGGAGATGTTCACGGCGGTGGGGCTCATCGAGTTCTTCTACAAGCAGTCGGCGGGGGGGATGCAGTCCTTTCTGACAGCCATGACATACTGCTCCTACTCGTTTGGGTTCTTCCTGAGCTCCCTCCTCGTCTCCCTGGTGAACAAGATCACATCAAGCTCGTCGAGTGGTGGGTGGCTGAGTGACAATGACCTCAACAAGGACAGGCTGGACCTCTTCTACTGGCTCCTGGCGGCTCTCAGCCTCCTCAACTTCGTCAATTACCTCTTCTGGGCCAGATGGTACTCTACCAGTCCGTCTCTGTCAACTAAAGCACCCAACCATGGCCCCTCTGGTGAAGCCTCCCTTAGCATCAGCTGA
- the LOC135595497 gene encoding protein NRT1/ PTR FAMILY 4.3-like isoform X2 — MDIETRQDLKGDSMLAEVSLDWRGRPCKHDKHGGMRAAVFVLGIQACEIMAIAAVGNNLITYVFNEMHFSLSMSANVVTNFVGTIFILSLLGGFLSDSYLGSFWTMLTFGFVELSGFILLAVQAHLPQLRPPPCNMMTGEQCVEAKGFKAAVFFLALYLVALGSGCLKPNMIAHGADQFGRDDPKQPKKLSTYFNAAYFSFCVGELIALTVLVWVQTRSGMDVGFGVSAGAMAMGLISLISGVVFYRNKPPQGSIFTPIARVFVAAISKRKQVCPSTNSELMHQSQKHAGDHHQPSPGVNSLRHTDKFRFLDKACIKAQDGSSLKESPWKLCTATEVEQLQTFSVQQGSSMDTRVGNSFTIPPASFQAIPYMMLIVLVPIYETGFVPLLRRFTGKESGITPLQRIGVGLFTVTFSMVSAALIEKKRREEAVGPHKHLSIFWIAPQFLVFGLSEMFTAVGLIEFFYKQSAGGMQSFLTAMTYCSYSFGFFLSSLLVSLVNKITSSSSSGGWLSDNDLNKDRLDLFYWLLAALSLLNFVNYLFWARWYSTSPSLSTKAPNHGPSGEASLSIS; from the exons ATGGATATTGAGACAAGACAGGACCTCAAAGGGGACTCCATGCTTGCTGAAGTTTCTCTTGATTGGAGGGGCAGGCCCTGCAAGCACGACAAGCATGGCGGCATGAGAGCTGCTGTCTTCGTAttag GCATTCAAGCATGTGAAATCATGGCGATCGCTGCTGTTGGGAACAACCTCATCACATACGTCTTCAACGAGATGCACTTCTCACTGTCGATGTCGGCAAACGTAGTGACCAACTTCGTGGGGACTATCTTCATCTTGTCCCTGCTCGGTGGATTTCTCTCAGATTCTTATCTGGGCAGCTTCTGGACCATGTTAACATTTGGATTCGTTGAGCTCTCG GGCTTCATACTACTGGCAGTCCAAGCACACCTTCCACAGCTGAGGCCACCACCATGCAACATGATGACGGGAGAGCAGTGCGTGGAGGCCAAAGGATTCAAGGCGGCCGTCTTCTTCCTTGCTCTCTACTTGGTGGCCTTGGGGAGTGGCTGCCTCAAGCCTAACATGATAGCCCATGGCGCGGACCAGTTCGGAAGGGACGATCCGAAGCAGCCGAAGAAGCTCTCCACATACTTCAACGCAGCATACTTCAGCTTCTGCGTGGGAGAGCTGATCGCCCTCACTGTTCTCGTTTGGGTGCAGACGCGCTCCGGGATGGATGTCGGCTTCGGCGTGTCGGCAGGCGCCATGGCGATGGGCCTCATCAGCTTAATTTCCGGTGTTGTTTTCTATAGAAACAAGCCTCCACAGGGCAGCATCTTCACCCCTATTGCAAGA GTCTTTGTAGCAGCAATTAGCAAGAGAAAGCAAGTTTGCCCCTCTACTAATTCTGAGTTGATGCACCAAAGCCAAAAGCATGCTGGTGATCATCATCAACCTTCTCCTGGTGTCAACAGCCTCAGGCACACCGACAAGTTCAG GTTTTTGGACAAAGCCTGCATCAAAGCTCAAGATGGCTCGAGCTTGAAAGAGAGCCCATGGAAGCTATGCACTGCCACGGAAGTCGAGCAG CTCCAAACGTTCTCGGTCCAACAAGGAAGCTCCATGGACACTCGAGTGGGGAACTCTTTCACGATCCCTCCGGCTTCATTCCAAGCCATCCCTTACATGATGCTCATCGTTCTCGTCCCCATCTACGAAACTGGCTTCGTCCCTCTCCTCCGGAGGTTCACCGGAAAGGAGTCTGGGATCACCCCCCTGCAGCGCATCGGCGTCGGCCTCTTCACGGTGACCTTCTCGATGGTTTCGGCCGCCTTGatcgagaagaagagaagggaggaagCTGTCGGGCCACACAAGCATCTGTCCATCTTCTGGATTGCGCCGCAGTTCCTCGTCTTCGGGCTGTCGGAGATGTTCACGGCGGTGGGGCTCATCGAGTTCTTCTACAAGCAGTCGGCGGGGGGGATGCAGTCCTTTCTGACAGCCATGACATACTGCTCCTACTCGTTTGGGTTCTTCCTGAGCTCCCTCCTCGTCTCCCTGGTGAACAAGATCACATCAAGCTCGTCGAGTGGTGGGTGGCTGAGTGACAATGACCTCAACAAGGACAGGCTGGACCTCTTCTACTGGCTCCTGGCGGCTCTCAGCCTCCTCAACTTCGTCAATTACCTCTTCTGGGCCAGATGGTACTCTACCAGTCCGTCTCTGTCAACTAAAGCACCCAACCATGGCCCCTCTGGTGAAGCCTCCCTTAGCATCAGCTGA
- the LOC104000755 gene encoding uncharacterized protein LOC104000755 isoform X2 has product MTPANVAGQFGDTTYTKVFVGGLAWETQRDTMRKYFEQFGEILEAVVITDKNTGRSKGYGFVTFREPEAAMRACVDPSPVIDGRRANCNLASLGVHRSKPPTLLHGGSRNFRVMKSFQAGLQGGVGTAFPSPAAATFPHYAIQQGLPYYVYGFSPYSAEYNYATSYYNMYGGAASQYPLYGGAANGVVAGTTGYYPYFQFGQGGGGGGGAAAYAQGQGYGLQYPPMLQYSAVTTTAGVTGFAAQLYGGPMSLAPTPTAQAGMTMAVTSPSLPSPTAHPYRLIPAHFAAPSAPEQPLA; this is encoded by the exons atgactCCGGCTAACGTTGCAGGCCAATTTGGAGACACCACTTACACCAAGGTCTTTGTTGGGGGGCTTGCTTGGGAGACCCAGAGAGACACCATGAGGAAATACTTTGAGCAGTTTGGGGAGATCCTAGAAGCTGTGGTCATCACCGATAAGAACACAGGAAGATCCAAAGGCTATGGATTT GTCACATTTCGCGAGCCGGAAGCTGCGATGAGAGCTTGCGTGGATCCCTCTCCGGTGATCGACGGAAGGAGGGCTAATTGCAACCTCGCCTCCTTGGGGGTTCACAGATCTAAACCTCCAACTCTTCTTCATG GAGGGAGCAGGAACTTTAGGGTTATGAAATCTTTTCAGGCAGGCCTTCAAGGTGGGGTGGGAACTGCTTTTCCTTCGCCTGCAGCTGCCACCTTCCCTCATTATGCCATCCAACAAGGGCTTCCTTATTATGTCTACGG GTTCTCACCCTATTCCGCAGAGTACAACTACGCTACG AGCTACTACAACATGTACGGTGGAGCAGCTTCTCAGTATCCACTCTACGGAGGGGCAGCAAACGGGGTGGTAGCCGGAACCACCGGCTACTACCCATACTTCCAGTTTGGccagggcggcggcggcggcggaggcgcggCTGCTTACGCTCAGGGTCAAGGATATGGCCTGCAGTACCCTCCGATGCTCCAGTACTCTGCGGTGACCACCACGGCCGGGGTGACAGGCTTCGCAGCTCAACTCTACGGAGGACCCATGTCCCTGGCTCCGACCCCCACAGCACAAGCAG GCATGACTATGGCTGTGACATCTCCAAGCCTGCCGAGTCCAACAGCCCATCCCTACAGACTCATTCCTGCTCACTTTGCTGCACCTTCCGCACCGGAGCAACCCTTGGCCTAA
- the LOC104000755 gene encoding uncharacterized protein LOC104000755 isoform X1, translating into MTPANVAGQFGDTTYTKVFVGGLAWETQRDTMRKYFEQFGEILEAVVITDKNTGRSKGYGFVTFREPEAAMRACVDPSPVIDGRRANCNLASLGVHRSKPPTLLHGGSRNFRVMKSFQAGLQGGVGTAFPSPAAATFPHYAIQQGLPYYVYGFSPYSAEYNYATSDYQSYYNMYGGAASQYPLYGGAANGVVAGTTGYYPYFQFGQGGGGGGGAAAYAQGQGYGLQYPPMLQYSAVTTTAGVTGFAAQLYGGPMSLAPTPTAQAGMTMAVTSPSLPSPTAHPYRLIPAHFAAPSAPEQPLA; encoded by the exons atgactCCGGCTAACGTTGCAGGCCAATTTGGAGACACCACTTACACCAAGGTCTTTGTTGGGGGGCTTGCTTGGGAGACCCAGAGAGACACCATGAGGAAATACTTTGAGCAGTTTGGGGAGATCCTAGAAGCTGTGGTCATCACCGATAAGAACACAGGAAGATCCAAAGGCTATGGATTT GTCACATTTCGCGAGCCGGAAGCTGCGATGAGAGCTTGCGTGGATCCCTCTCCGGTGATCGACGGAAGGAGGGCTAATTGCAACCTCGCCTCCTTGGGGGTTCACAGATCTAAACCTCCAACTCTTCTTCATG GAGGGAGCAGGAACTTTAGGGTTATGAAATCTTTTCAGGCAGGCCTTCAAGGTGGGGTGGGAACTGCTTTTCCTTCGCCTGCAGCTGCCACCTTCCCTCATTATGCCATCCAACAAGGGCTTCCTTATTATGTCTACGG GTTCTCACCCTATTCCGCAGAGTACAACTACGCTACG TCTGATTACCAGAGCTACTACAACATGTACGGTGGAGCAGCTTCTCAGTATCCACTCTACGGAGGGGCAGCAAACGGGGTGGTAGCCGGAACCACCGGCTACTACCCATACTTCCAGTTTGGccagggcggcggcggcggcggaggcgcggCTGCTTACGCTCAGGGTCAAGGATATGGCCTGCAGTACCCTCCGATGCTCCAGTACTCTGCGGTGACCACCACGGCCGGGGTGACAGGCTTCGCAGCTCAACTCTACGGAGGACCCATGTCCCTGGCTCCGACCCCCACAGCACAAGCAG GCATGACTATGGCTGTGACATCTCCAAGCCTGCCGAGTCCAACAGCCCATCCCTACAGACTCATTCCTGCTCACTTTGCTGCACCTTCCGCACCGGAGCAACCCTTGGCCTAA
- the LOC104000755 gene encoding uncharacterized protein LOC104000755 isoform X3 — translation MTPANVAGQFGDTTYTKVFVGGLAWETQRDTMRKYFEQFGEILEAVVITDKNTGRSKGYGFVTFREPEAAMRACVDPSPVIDGRRANCNLASLGVHRSKPPTLLHGGSRNFRVMKSFQAGLQGGVGTAFPSPAAATFPHYAIQQGLPYYVYGFSPYSAEYNYATSDYQSYYNMYGGAASQYPLYGGAANGVVAGTTGYYPYFQFGQGGGGGGGAAAYAQGQGYGLQYPPMLQYSAVTTTAGVTGFAAQLYGGPMSLAPTPTAQAVSFALKQA, via the exons atgactCCGGCTAACGTTGCAGGCCAATTTGGAGACACCACTTACACCAAGGTCTTTGTTGGGGGGCTTGCTTGGGAGACCCAGAGAGACACCATGAGGAAATACTTTGAGCAGTTTGGGGAGATCCTAGAAGCTGTGGTCATCACCGATAAGAACACAGGAAGATCCAAAGGCTATGGATTT GTCACATTTCGCGAGCCGGAAGCTGCGATGAGAGCTTGCGTGGATCCCTCTCCGGTGATCGACGGAAGGAGGGCTAATTGCAACCTCGCCTCCTTGGGGGTTCACAGATCTAAACCTCCAACTCTTCTTCATG GAGGGAGCAGGAACTTTAGGGTTATGAAATCTTTTCAGGCAGGCCTTCAAGGTGGGGTGGGAACTGCTTTTCCTTCGCCTGCAGCTGCCACCTTCCCTCATTATGCCATCCAACAAGGGCTTCCTTATTATGTCTACGG GTTCTCACCCTATTCCGCAGAGTACAACTACGCTACG TCTGATTACCAGAGCTACTACAACATGTACGGTGGAGCAGCTTCTCAGTATCCACTCTACGGAGGGGCAGCAAACGGGGTGGTAGCCGGAACCACCGGCTACTACCCATACTTCCAGTTTGGccagggcggcggcggcggcggaggcgcggCTGCTTACGCTCAGGGTCAAGGATATGGCCTGCAGTACCCTCCGATGCTCCAGTACTCTGCGGTGACCACCACGGCCGGGGTGACAGGCTTCGCAGCTCAACTCTACGGAGGACCCATGTCCCTGGCTCCGACCCCCACAGCACAAGCAG TGTCTTTTGCTCTAAAACAGGCATGA